Part of the Petroclostridium xylanilyticum genome, CGTTAATATAATACCCATTGTTGCTGATACTAAAATTCCCATAATAATCGGTTCCTGTGTTGTAGCAAAATTTATAAAATTCCCGATTTGTGTCATTAATGTTGCCATAAACGGACCTATAAATAATCCTGCTAGACCACCGGTTACAATTGTTGTCGAAGGAACTAAAACAATATCTACTTTTGTTTCCCCTGCTATCAATTTACCAAATTCTGCACCTACCACCGCTGCAACAAAGGCACTAACCGGTTCACCGGGCAGGGTAAACAATGGCGGGTTACCGCTTATCAGATATAAAGCTTGTGCTCCAATTGCACCGGTTATAATTGAAGAATACGATACCAGATTAGGAGCTTTTAATCCAACAGCAACTGCTACCCCTATTGCCGGCCCCATCATTACCTTTGCCACTTTTGCAAGGCTGCCCAATACAGGGATATTGAACCCTTTTCCCATTTGCTCCAATATTAAGCCGACAATCAGAGAAGCAAATAGACCTAATGCCATTGACCCTAATGCTTCAATACCATATCTTTTTAAAGAAAACTCTATATTTTTTCTTTTAAAAAAACTCATATTTTTTCTTTCATTTTTATCAATCTCTTTGCTCATTATCTGTCCCCCTGTAATGATAGTTGTCTTGTCATGTATCATAAAAAAATATATCATATCTTTATTATTTTAACAAGTACCCTTTCCCTAAAAGTACATCTTCAATTCGTTTCATCGTAGCTTCATCTTTACACTGAATCGTATGCAGATGAATTCCACCTGTTAAATCGCTTAACGGTTTGATGTCGCTTCTATTAATTTTGTTCATAAATTCATCTACTTCTCTTCTTGAACTTACCATTATATTTCCTGAAATTTGGCCATAAATGCTATGTTCAACGATAACGTCCAATACGGTACCACCTTCATCTACAATTGTGGTAAGCTCATCTCTTATACTACCTTTATCATGCTTGCTGGCGATTGTTTTTCTGAATCTTTGGCTTGTTTCTCCGAGAAGCAGATATCCCTGCGGCGTAGCAATAATTTCGGTACCTCCAGCCCTCAACAATGCAATATCTTGAACAATCACCTGGCGACTTACATCTAACATTAACGCCAGCTCTGAGCCACTTACAGCAGCTTGTCTTTTTGATAATATCTCAATTATTTTTTCCCTTCTTGCTATCGGTTCCATATTCACACCCCTTTATAGTATGCCCTTAAATACTAATATAAACAAAAAAAAATGTAGTTCAACTACATCCTTTTTATAAGCTATTGCCAATTATTTATAGTTAAGTATCTGGTTCAACCTTGTTACACCATAATATACGAACGGAATTGAAGTAGCAAGTTCAAACGCGATTGCTGTCCATATAGATATTACACGCGGCATATGAACGTTAATAACTTCTTCTGCATTTTCCAGATTTAATAACTGCAAAGAATAGTACATTGCATATCCTACAAAAGCAATTGTTAATATCTTATAAATCCATTTTCTAAAGTTCCAAAATGAAACTTTATGCTTTACCTTAACCGGTACAAATACTATAGCACATAATGCAGAAAAAATAAACATTACCCAGGTATAAATAAATGGCCCTTTTGTCAGAGTATCATCAAATGGTTTATATATATAATTAAATGTATCCGCAACGACACCCATTGTAATAAATAACATTACTGAGAGCAATATTGACCTGCCTAATGGTCTATAATGCATGCCGCCTGAAATAATCTTGACGATACCGTATGTAACGGCACAATAAAAAGTTGGCCAAAAAACATCTAATAAATATGCAATACCAAAAATAATTGACATTTTTAGCAATGTACCTAGTATTAACCTGATCCAATAATAATAAAACCTTTTCCACTTATGATTGCTATTAAATTTATCTGCTACAGCCAATGCCCACTTATATGCTATGGAACTTACTAATCTCATATCCTCAACACACACCCATTACTTCAAAATATTTATGTAATTATAATATATCCTTTAACAGCAATTGTCAATAAAAA contains:
- a CDS encoding PTS transporter subunit IIC, with the translated sequence MSKEIDKNERKNMSFFKRKNIEFSLKRYGIEALGSMALGLFASLIVGLILEQMGKGFNIPVLGSLAKVAKVMMGPAIGVAVAVGLKAPNLVSYSSIITGAIGAQALYLISGNPPLFTLPGEPVSAFVAAVVGAEFGKLIAGETKVDIVLVPSTTIVTGGLAGLFIGPFMATLMTQIGNFINFATTQEPIIMGILVSATMGIILTLPISSAALAISLKLSGLAAGAATVGCCSHMIGFAVASFRENGLGGLIAQGLGTSMLQVPNTIKNPRIWIPPVLTSIILGPIATTVFGMKNVFAGAGMGTSGLVGQITTLSNEAMGSSPDVFVKIALMHFIFPAILSLIFSEILRKINWIKYGDMKLDLKM
- a CDS encoding transcription repressor NadR — encoded protein: MEPIARREKIIEILSKRQAAVSGSELALMLDVSRQVIVQDIALLRAGGTEIIATPQGYLLLGETSQRFRKTIASKHDKGSIRDELTTIVDEGGTVLDVIVEHSIYGQISGNIMVSSRREVDEFMNKINRSDIKPLSDLTGGIHLHTIQCKDEATMKRIEDVLLGKGYLLK
- a CDS encoding accessory gene regulator B family protein; the protein is MRLVSSIAYKWALAVADKFNSNHKWKRFYYYWIRLILGTLLKMSIIFGIAYLLDVFWPTFYCAVTYGIVKIISGGMHYRPLGRSILLSVMLFITMGVVADTFNYIYKPFDDTLTKGPFIYTWVMFIFSALCAIVFVPVKVKHKVSFWNFRKWIYKILTIAFVGYAMYYSLQLLNLENAEEVINVHMPRVISIWTAIAFELATSIPFVYYGVTRLNQILNYK